CTAGCAATTGGAGACCGGTGCCATTAAAAGAGGGTGTTCTCTGCGGAGGGATCATTAAATTCACCGACAACACAGTGAGGGAGATAAGAGATCGTGGGGATATCATTTGGAGCCTAATCTCTGACGCGATCCTCACTGGTGGCCAGTGTCTCATTTTCGTCAATACACGGAAGTCCGCAGAATCCCTTGCTGTCCGATATGCTCCGAAAATGAAAGAGATCATAAAAGATCGTGTGGAAATCGATGGTCTAGATGACCTCATCGACGAAGATGAGCCAACGTCGGTCGGCAAGCGGCTGAAGAGCTGCATGAAGAAGGGCATCGCCTTTCATCACGCTGGTTTGACGAATGAGCAGAGGAAGCTTGTCGAGAAGAGCTTCAGGAACGGCACGATTAAGTGCATCGTCGCGACTCCGACTCTCGCTGCAGGGATCAATCTGCCGGCCAGAATGGTCGTCATCAGGGATGTCTACCGCTACGAATCCGACGTCGGCAACGTTTCCATACCTGTGTTAGAAATCAAGCAGATGTGTGGGCGTGCTGGAAGACCGAGATTCGATCCGTACGGTGAGGCGGTGCTTATTGCACGCAATGAAGGCGAAATGAGTTTTCTGATGGAGAATTATCTTCTTGGCGAACCCGAGGAAATCTTTTCAAAACTCGGCAATGAATCCGTTCTGCGCAGTCATATCCTCGCGGCGATCGCGACGGGCGTTGCGAATTCGATGGAGACCCTGATGAGTTTCTTCAGCATGACATTTTTCGCGCATCAGGTGAGCATTGAAGGTTTGAGCGACGCGGCGGAGAGAATCATTGATTTTCTCGAAAAAGAAGGGATGATAAGGGTAAACGGGGGAATTCTCCCGACCTTTTTTGGGAGGAGGGTCTCCGATCTTTACATCGACCCATTAACAGCGGTGAGACTAAGAGACGCGTTGAAAGCATATAAGGTGGGGGCGTCTGATTTTGGACTCCTACATGCAATTTGCTCGACGCCCGATATGAGGCATATGTACCTCAAACGGGGAGAATATGAAGCAATTGAGGAGATCTATTCACTGAGAAAAAATGAACTCTTGATCCCTCCGCCAGAAGATCTGACCGAGTATGAATTCTATCTATCAGAACTCAAAACTGCGTGCGCCCTTGAGGAGTGGGTCGAGGAGGTTGGCGAGGAGGAAATCCTCGAGAAATACAATATGGGACCAGGTGACCTCAGGAACAAAGTTGAGATCGCTGAATGGCTCTTATATTCGATGAGGGAACTCGCGAATATCTTTAACAGAGAGGCGTACCCTGCGCTAAATGATCTTGTCACCAGGGTAAGGTATGGGGTGAGAAAGGAGCTCCTTGATCTCGTGAAGTTGCGGGGTGTCGGGAGGGTGAGGGCAAGAATGCTTTTCAATAGCGGCTTCAAGACACTCGACGATCTGAGGAATGCAGAGCTTCATGCAATTGCGCGCGTACCACGGATAGGTGAGGCACTCGCCCGTAGCATCAAAGCACAGGTAGAGCCGGCCGGAAAACCAGGACTGATAGCGCCGTCAAAAGAATTGCGTGTTGAAAGGGAGACGACAATAGAAGGACAACGAAAGTTAACGGATTTTTAAAAATCGATCATCGCACGGGTGACACTAAACTGATCACCCTTCTTAAGAAGCGAAAAGTAGCTTGTCACATGATCGGCTTCTCTCATTTTAACGCATCTTATCTTCCTCAATACCTCTCCTTCTTTTTCCTCAGTCATCCTGAGATGAATGATCCCGTCGGCCAGGAAATCCGCGTCGTGCGGCCCGTAACAAGTGAAGTGCCCCACGGGCATTTCAGAAATAATAAGGGTCGTGATATCGAGAGATCTCAGCCATTCAAACAGTCTGAACATATCTTCCCGGGGTCTCGTAAAATTCGAGATGATCTCGAGAGCGCCAAGGGAATCGATTACCAATAACTCATAATTCATTCTACGCTTTATCTCATTGACAGCAAATCGAAAAGTATCAAACCAATTAGGCCCTTCTGCCTTTTTCCGTAACTCTCCCATATCAAGAATCTCGACGCAGCCCTTCGTCTCACCTCGCAATCCCATCTTTTCCATTTGTCGGAGAAGGCTTCTCCTGCTCTGTTCAAGAGAGAGATACAGACCGTTGACGCCTTCGTGCTTTGCGTTCATAAAAAGGATATAATAAGCGATGGAAGATTTCATCGTGCCAGTTTCGCCAGCAATAAGAACGATATGCCCCTGTGGAATGCCACCGTCGATATTTTCATCGAAGCCATTTATGTAGGTTTTAAATTTCATTCGGCGCTCGTTTTCGTTCATTTTGGTCCTGATGAAAATAGGTTTCGTAGCTAAATATCATTTGTCTATGGAAAGTATCAAGAAATCGCTGGACTAAACCAAAATACTCGAATCCCATTTCATAGTGAGTGTGATACCCCTGAAATGATCTTTTTCACGTGATCGACATCTGCTGGTACAGGTTCAATCTTACCAAAAGATTTCATAATCGTATCAGGATCTTTGAGCACATTGCCTGTACAAATGCAGACCACAATCTCATCTTTTTCGATTTCTTTGAGATGTGCCATTTTGAAAAGACCGGCAATCGATGCGGCACTCGCCGGTTCGACGCCTATACCCTCGGCCTTGCCAAGAATTCGCTGCGCGTCCAGTATCTCCTCATCCGTTACTTCAATAGCGTAACCATCCGTTTCATAAATCGCTTTCAAGGCCTTTTTCCCGCTGACTGGATTCCCGATCCTGATCGCCGTCGCGATCGTCTCAGGATGTTCGACCGCCGTGAAATCCTTCCGCCCCTCGCGAAACGCATTAACAATTGGTTTTGCGCCACTGGCTTGAACGCCAATAAGTTTTGGAAGTCGGTCGATCAAACCGATGCTGTGTAATTCATCTAGCGCCTTATAAACCGACCAAATGTTCCCGGCATTTCCAACTGGAAGAATAATCCTATCGGGAACTTGAAAATCGAGCTGGTCAATGATTTCGAATGCGACAGTTTTTTGTCCTTCTGGTCTGAAAGGATTGATCGAGTTAAGTAAGTAAATATAACCCTCTGCAGCCAGCGTTCTCGCGATTTGCAATGCGTCATCGAAGCTACCATCAATCGAGATAACTTTTGCTCCGAAGAAAACTGCCTGAGCAAGCTTTCCTGCGGCGACTTTTCCCGCGGGGAGGATCACGACACAATCGAGACCTGCTTTAGCGGCGTATGCTGCGAGAGAAGCTGATGTGTTGCCAGTTGATGCGCATCCTACGATCCTGGCCCCGATTTCCACCGCCCTCGTAACGCCTACAGTCATCCCCCGGTCTTTAAAGGACCCCGTCGGATTAGCGCCTTCATACTTGACATACAGTCGATTGATACCCACGATCTGGGCAAGATTCCGACAGTCATAGAGTGGCGTTCCGCCTTCTTTTAGGGTGATTGCTTTCTCCTCCGCGACAGGGAGGAATTCGGCATACCGCCAAACACCAAATGGTTTCCGCCTAAGTGTGTATGGTTCGATATTTTCTAAAGAAGAAAGATCAACCTTGATGTCGAGAAGACCCCCGCATTTCATGCAACTGTCAGCATAAGGGTCCTCGATAATGGCGCCGCATTCCCAGCACCTGATCTCGTACACCATTTACTCGATCCTCCTGCAACCAGATCCTGGCCTCGTCACCCATGTGTCGCACCTGATACCATTGGTCTCATAAACCTTCTTCATCGCGTTGGCAATTGATCCGCCATTGACCTTCTGCACATCAAACATAGCAGCAATAGATGGACCCGAACCGCTAAGAAATGCCGCGCATGCACCTGCCTCCTGAGCAGCCGATTCAACCTCGCGGAGATACGGAATAAGATGTGCTCTCGAAGGTTCGATGACGCTGTCCCTTACGTTGCGACCTATAAGCCCAATGTCCCCCTTCACCATTCCAAGCACCAGACCTGACGCATGACCGACGTGATAAACGAGCTTCTTCAGTTCCACTTTCTCTGGTATGACTTTCCTCGCTTCCCTTGTAGAAATGAAGACTTCGGGCATAGCAATTGCAATACCGAGATCGGCTGGTGGATCGACCCGCTCTACCTCAAATGGGTCGTATGAAGTGATAATTGTGAATCCGCCTAGGATGGCTGGTGCGACGTTGTCTGCGTGAAATCCGCCTGAAGTCACCTCCTCGGCTCTCGCCGCACAGATGACAAGTTTCTCCGCAGGCAGGGGTTTTTCCAGGAGAAGATTCGCCGCGAATGCACCTCCAGCGGCAGATGCGCCCGAAGACCCGATACCACTACCTGGCCTGATTCCCTTTCTGATCACCAACTCGATACCGAAATCAGCACGCCCAGCCTTCAGAACTTCCATTGCCGCGATACCGGCTGAGTTTCTCATAGGGTCTGGGGTGATGTGTTTGCTATCGGATCCGCTAATCGAGGTGATCAAAACACCTTTTCTGACCGTACGTTGTGCCTCGATAATATCATATGGTTCACCAAGAGCGAGACCAAATATGTCGAAACCCGCCCCAATATTCGAAAGAGTGGCAGGCGCGATTACCGTGACCTTATCGTAACGCATCAAGTACACCTTGATCTTGGAAGACTGAGCTGTGGAGATCAATTTGCGGAAATAAAACTTTCTTACAGTATTTGTTATTTTTTGGCCGATCATATGGAAAAAGACCCGGCGCCCAATACCAGGAAAATCGGCACGAACGGGACTATCAGCGATATATTGATGCGAATACAGCTTTTTTATAACAACTTCAACTCCTGCAGAACAATTTATTAACCCAATCGAATCTATCCGACCGCCCTCCGGTGAGACCCTGAACGCCCCAGACCTGAGCATCTCGGTCATCGTGTTATTCGTCGTCTTCATCCTCATCGCGATACGCCAGGTCGGGAAATTTCGCCTAAAGATATGGCAGATTATGCTTTTCGGAGCGGTTGCGGTGCTTCTCACAGGCCAGATAAGTCCGATTGACGCACTCCTTTCAATCGATATCGACGTAATGCTCTTCCTTTTCGGAATGTTTGTTGTCGGTGAGGCCCTCTATGAGAGTGGTTATCTTTTTTATCTCGCACACAAAATTTTTAAGAGAGCGAAAAATGTCGATCAACTCATCCTCTTGATCCTTTTCACTATTGGCACACTCTCCGCCTTTCTCATGAACGATACCCTTGCGATCATTGGCACGCCACTCGTTCTTCACTTTGCATCACGATTCAATGTGTCCCCAAAGCTTCTCTTGCTTTCGCTCGCTTTCTCCGTTACAACAGGTAGCGTCATGAGTCCGATTGGTAACCCACAGAATCTCCTCGTCGCTATCAATGGAGGAATCGAGAGTCCGTTTGTCACTTTCTTTTCTTATCTAGCGGTTCCCACACTCATCAATTTATTTATTTGCTACATTGTTTTGAAGCTGTTCTATCGAGATGAATTCAAGAAACAGACGTCAAATAACGACGAATCGCCAGTGACAGACCCACGCCTTGCCCTTGCATGTAAGATTTCGCTGGCATTGATCTTCATTCTCGTCGTCGTCAGAATTGCTCTTTCCTTTGCAGACCTTGGCCGAGAATTCAGGCTGACCTACATAGCACTCGTGGCGATGTTGCCGATAATTATAATCAGCGACCAACGGATGAAGATTTTGAAGAACATTGACTGGTACACCCTTATTTTCTTTGCTTCGATGTTCGTGCTGATGGCAAGTGTTTGGCAGTCTGGA
The sequence above is drawn from the Methanomassiliicoccales archaeon genome and encodes:
- a CDS encoding ATPase domain-containing protein; translation: MKFKTYINGFDENIDGGIPQGHIVLIAGETGTMKSSIAYYILFMNAKHEGVNGLYLSLEQSRRSLLRQMEKMGLRGETKGCVEILDMGELRKKAEGPNWFDTFRFAVNEIKRRMNYELLVIDSLGALEIISNFTRPREDMFRLFEWLRSLDITTLIISEMPVGHFTCYGPHDADFLADGIIHLRMTEEKEGEVLRKIRCVKMREADHVTSYFSLLKKGDQFSVTRAMIDF
- a CDS encoding DEAD/DEAH box helicase, whose protein sequence is MTLEKLGIPDDVVKVLKKDGIVNLYPPQAEALPYALAGKSLVLAVPTASGKSLVAYLAALKHVLERGGKVLYIVPLRALATEKYEDLKKFEELGIRVEMSVGDFDTPDPELERFDIIVATSEKADSLLRHRSRWLERISLVVADEIHLIHDPERGPTLEITLARFRLFNPNIQIIALSATIKNSKELADWLNAIHISSNWRPVPLKEGVLCGGIIKFTDNTVREIRDRGDIIWSLISDAILTGGQCLIFVNTRKSAESLAVRYAPKMKEIIKDRVEIDGLDDLIDEDEPTSVGKRLKSCMKKGIAFHHAGLTNEQRKLVEKSFRNGTIKCIVATPTLAAGINLPARMVVIRDVYRYESDVGNVSIPVLEIKQMCGRAGRPRFDPYGEAVLIARNEGEMSFLMENYLLGEPEEIFSKLGNESVLRSHILAAIATGVANSMETLMSFFSMTFFAHQVSIEGLSDAAERIIDFLEKEGMIRVNGGILPTFFGRRVSDLYIDPLTAVRLRDALKAYKVGASDFGLLHAICSTPDMRHMYLKRGEYEAIEEIYSLRKNELLIPPPEDLTEYEFYLSELKTACALEEWVEEVGEEEILEKYNMGPGDLRNKVEIAEWLLYSMRELANIFNREAYPALNDLVTRVRYGVRKELLDLVKLRGVGRVRARMLFNSGFKTLDDLRNAELHAIARVPRIGEALARSIKAQVEPAGKPGLIAPSKELRVERETTIEGQRKLTDF
- a CDS encoding anion transporter; translation: MLFVVFILIAIRQVGKFRLKIWQIMLFGAVAVLLTGQISPIDALLSIDIDVMLFLFGMFVVGEALYESGYLFYLAHKIFKRAKNVDQLILLILFTIGTLSAFLMNDTLAIIGTPLVLHFASRFNVSPKLLLLSLAFSVTTGSVMSPIGNPQNLLVAINGGIESPFVTFFSYLAVPTLINLFICYIVLKLFYRDEFKKQTSNNDESPVTDPRLALACKISLALIFILVVVRIALSFADLGREFRLTYIALVAMLPIIIISDQRMKILKNIDWYTLIFFASMFVLMASVWQSGFFQSLLVGSSFDIASVPVILMISVVLSQFISNVPYVALYLPLLSEVGISTHGLMALAAGSTIAGNLLILGAASNVIIIQNAERRGETLSFVEFAKVGFPLTLINVLVYWFFLSIL
- a CDS encoding homoserine kinase; translated protein: MRMKTTNNTMTEMLRSGAFRVSPEGGRIDSIGLINCSAGVEVVIKKLYSHQYIADSPVRADFPGIGRRVFFHMIGQKITNTVRKFYFRKLISTAQSSKIKVYLMRYDKVTVIAPATLSNIGAGFDIFGLALGEPYDIIEAQRTVRKGVLITSISGSDSKHITPDPMRNSAGIAAMEVLKAGRADFGIELVIRKGIRPGSGIGSSGASAAGGAFAANLLLEKPLPAEKLVICAARAEEVTSGGFHADNVAPAILGGFTIITSYDPFEVERVDPPADLGIAIAMPEVFISTREARKVIPEKVELKKLVYHVGHASGLVLGMVKGDIGLIGRNVRDSVIEPSRAHLIPYLREVESAAQEAGACAAFLSGSGPSIAAMFDVQKVNGGSIANAMKKVYETNGIRCDTWVTRPGSGCRRIE
- the thrC gene encoding threonine synthase, with translation MVYEIRCWECGAIIEDPYADSCMKCGGLLDIKVDLSSLENIEPYTLRRKPFGVWRYAEFLPVAEEKAITLKEGGTPLYDCRNLAQIVGINRLYVKYEGANPTGSFKDRGMTVGVTRAVEIGARIVGCASTGNTSASLAAYAAKAGLDCVVILPAGKVAAGKLAQAVFFGAKVISIDGSFDDALQIARTLAAEGYIYLLNSINPFRPEGQKTVAFEIIDQLDFQVPDRIILPVGNAGNIWSVYKALDELHSIGLIDRLPKLIGVQASGAKPIVNAFREGRKDFTAVEHPETIATAIRIGNPVSGKKALKAIYETDGYAIEVTDEEILDAQRILGKAEGIGVEPASAASIAGLFKMAHLKEIEKDEIVVCICTGNVLKDPDTIMKSFGKIEPVPADVDHVKKIISGVSHSL